The following are encoded together in the Streptomyces tsukubensis genome:
- a CDS encoding DUF6603 domain-containing protein produces the protein MSDDRAPYPRVPLADLTDDDLEKKLNDLKDGTTALDSLVEEKAAPESVVGLKLAGASMKKTKIGKDPDGYVLWGKIQKPLLPEGTSRSFKELTASVVLVVATGLDPGKPTRRECVIVVDAVVNMDLQQLKFSADTSISISLRSGYLLITSTPLNTEKDGALNSINEALSGDAFQGVKKLPYPPKDHPWNPGVRVGGRVDLSDREFALSLGLAPASSGKEGRAAEDAPAEPVAGHSWIVLNGAYLPGVSADKSPLKKATSAAVKITADLTLGRDGLELSILDTGFRVPLPGGDLEAVFGGGGLAFPPVNSVGGKDAAVRLLGAFLYDNEAVRQGYEFKLDGIVMITAPFAALQAAGSYAKFKGNDKAREFESFFVFASAKDFKVPLGPVTWQGLMLGGGMNSYMRFPKVTEVTKSPFLTYLGQEGIEGVNDAAGVLKKLCGTESGDAAWVTPKQGENWAALGGEFSIADLIKGKLLLIGEWGHELDLAVMATGALDFPKKTKTCHAELQVLGQYRQKELWSVAAALSDKSFVWDKAAKLTGGLALTSWTGGEHAGDCVFTIGGYSPNWKVPDHYPDIPRVGASIEKWGLTFRLELYFALLSHAVMLGGSVSIVQDLGFARWWLKGHLDFWDDWAGGNAARVDLGVTVGVSATIPLVFFSIDVSAEIGIDLSMWWVHAGHGGTWSVNLWVFSFGGPWGVPFPKEKDAVSFDQFKQQLPAPLKTTPKKGLQPDAHHTGPPPPADSAGSDPVDKYSTDGFTFETDASGPIGTLKVNGTTWPLAGDATYDLPQMGAAGADMTSVHCLDVYRVVSGSPKPYDIGGGEEGHHWKLEQVETNRSLSLFQPTGAKISPKDPKQVEKYFTGVRVTAPPPASSGPRITVDAGQLESWPVRLLDPPGNNVLPAKRLVGEGPRAESGAARKDIAADLIDPRVSTVRQRLAEELVQLGVGAPQGLDTDLHALAAAVTDMWTDAPWIDRGLGRRVEHAA, from the coding sequence ATGTCCGATGACCGAGCACCCTACCCCCGGGTTCCTCTGGCGGATCTGACCGATGACGATCTGGAAAAGAAACTTAACGATCTCAAGGATGGCACGACAGCGCTGGATTCGCTGGTGGAGGAGAAGGCGGCCCCTGAGTCCGTCGTGGGTCTGAAACTTGCCGGCGCCTCCATGAAGAAGACCAAGATCGGGAAGGACCCCGACGGATATGTGCTGTGGGGGAAGATCCAGAAGCCCCTTCTTCCTGAGGGGACGAGCCGGTCTTTCAAGGAGTTGACGGCCTCCGTCGTGCTGGTGGTCGCCACCGGCCTGGATCCCGGCAAGCCCACGAGACGCGAGTGCGTCATCGTTGTGGACGCCGTCGTGAACATGGATCTGCAGCAGCTGAAATTCAGCGCGGATACGTCCATTTCCATCTCACTGAGGAGCGGCTACCTCCTCATCACATCGACTCCCTTGAACACCGAAAAGGACGGTGCGCTCAACTCGATCAATGAGGCCCTCAGCGGCGACGCCTTTCAAGGCGTGAAGAAATTGCCGTACCCGCCGAAGGACCATCCGTGGAATCCCGGAGTCCGGGTGGGCGGGCGGGTCGATCTCAGCGATCGGGAGTTCGCACTCTCCCTGGGACTCGCGCCCGCCTCGTCCGGGAAGGAAGGGAGGGCAGCGGAGGACGCACCGGCCGAGCCGGTCGCAGGACATTCCTGGATCGTGCTGAACGGGGCTTACCTGCCGGGGGTGTCGGCGGACAAGAGTCCACTCAAGAAAGCGACATCGGCCGCTGTCAAGATCACAGCGGACCTCACGCTGGGACGTGACGGACTCGAACTCTCCATCCTCGATACGGGATTCCGCGTCCCACTGCCAGGAGGAGACCTGGAGGCGGTGTTCGGCGGAGGCGGGCTCGCGTTTCCTCCCGTGAACTCGGTGGGCGGGAAGGACGCGGCGGTCAGACTGTTGGGCGCCTTCCTGTACGACAACGAGGCCGTCCGGCAGGGCTACGAGTTCAAGCTGGACGGGATCGTCATGATCACCGCCCCCTTCGCGGCGTTGCAGGCGGCCGGCTCGTACGCGAAGTTCAAGGGAAATGACAAGGCGCGGGAGTTCGAGTCCTTCTTCGTTTTCGCGAGCGCGAAGGACTTCAAGGTACCGCTCGGTCCTGTCACCTGGCAGGGGCTCATGCTGGGCGGCGGGATGAACAGCTACATGAGGTTCCCCAAGGTGACCGAGGTCACCAAATCCCCCTTCCTCACCTATCTGGGACAGGAAGGGATCGAAGGGGTGAATGACGCTGCCGGGGTACTGAAAAAGCTGTGCGGCACCGAATCCGGGGACGCGGCGTGGGTGACGCCGAAGCAGGGGGAGAACTGGGCGGCGCTGGGGGGTGAGTTCTCCATCGCCGATCTCATCAAAGGCAAGCTGCTGCTCATCGGCGAGTGGGGTCACGAACTCGACCTCGCCGTCATGGCCACGGGTGCTCTCGACTTCCCGAAGAAGACCAAGACGTGCCACGCGGAACTTCAGGTGCTGGGCCAGTACCGGCAGAAGGAACTGTGGTCGGTGGCCGCGGCGCTGTCCGACAAGTCCTTCGTCTGGGACAAGGCCGCCAAGTTGACCGGCGGGCTGGCGCTCACCTCCTGGACCGGCGGGGAGCACGCGGGCGACTGCGTCTTCACCATCGGTGGCTACAGCCCCAACTGGAAGGTGCCCGACCACTATCCCGACATTCCACGGGTGGGTGCGTCGATCGAGAAGTGGGGGCTGACGTTCCGCCTGGAGCTCTACTTCGCGCTTCTCTCACACGCGGTCATGCTGGGCGGCTCGGTAAGCATCGTCCAGGACCTGGGCTTCGCACGCTGGTGGCTGAAGGGGCACCTGGACTTCTGGGACGACTGGGCGGGAGGAAACGCCGCCCGGGTGGACCTCGGGGTGACCGTCGGGGTGTCCGCGACGATCCCGCTGGTGTTCTTCTCGATCGACGTGTCGGCCGAGATCGGGATCGATCTGTCGATGTGGTGGGTGCACGCAGGTCATGGCGGGACCTGGAGCGTCAACCTGTGGGTGTTCTCCTTCGGCGGGCCCTGGGGGGTGCCCTTCCCGAAGGAGAAGGACGCGGTCTCCTTCGACCAGTTCAAACAGCAGCTCCCGGCCCCCTTGAAGACCACTCCGAAAAAGGGGCTTCAGCCCGACGCCCACCACACAGGTCCGCCACCACCGGCGGACTCGGCGGGCTCGGACCCTGTCGACAAGTACAGCACCGACGGTTTCACGTTCGAGACCGACGCGAGCGGGCCGATCGGGACGCTGAAGGTCAACGGCACCACGTGGCCCCTGGCCGGGGACGCCACCTACGACCTGCCTCAAATGGGCGCCGCGGGCGCCGACATGACCTCCGTGCACTGCCTGGACGTCTACCGGGTCGTCAGCGGCAGCCCGAAGCCGTACGACATCGGCGGCGGGGAAGAGGGCCACCACTGGAAACTGGAGCAGGTCGAGACCAACAGGTCCCTGTCCCTGTTCCAGCCCACCGGCGCGAAGATCTCTCCCAAGGACCCCAAGCAGGTCGAGAAGTACTTCACCGGGGTGCGGGTGACCGCTCCCCCGCCTGCCTCCAGCGGGCCGAGGATCACCGTGGACGCGGGACAGCTGGAGTCCTGGCCCGTGAGGTTGCTGGACCCGCCGGGCAACAACGTCCTGCCTGCGAAGCGGCTCGTCGGGGAGGGTCCCAGGGCCGAATCCGGCGCCGCCAGGAAGGACATCGCGGCCGACCTGATCGACCCGCGGGTCAGCACCGTACGGCAGCGGTTGGCCGAAGAGCTGGTACAGCTCGGTGTCGGCGCCCCGCAGGGCCTGGACACCGACCTGCACGCGCTGGCCGCCGCGGTCACCGACATGTGGACCGACGCCCCCTGGATCGATCGCGGACTCGGCCGCCGTGTCGAACACGCAGCCTGA